The stretch of DNA CGGGGGCACTCTGATTCCTATGATTGCGGCCCTGATGGGCGATCGCTCGACGGCCAGCGATCGCGGTCGCACCTTTGGTTTGGCCATGGTGGGCTTTGACGTGGGCATTGCCCTGGCTGGCCCTATCTTTGGCACCATTGCCGATCAGCTGGGCTACCGAGGTATCTTTGGCCTCTCCGGCGTCATGACCCTGGTGGGGCTGGTGATTTTTGCCACCGCCAACAGCAAAGATCTGGGCCACTCCCTGCGCTTTGCCCTGGGGCACGGCAAGGATGTCTACGCCGTAGACCTGACGCAGCCAGGAAACCCCAGACTGAGTTAACCAATCGCTAACCGATGGATTGAGTAAAACGGGCGAGGAGGGATTCGAACCCCCGACACCGTGGTCCGTAGCCACGTGCTCTAGTCCACTGAGCTACACGCCCCTGTGCAGGCTTCTTATACTAGCATGGTCTGCTGCCATATTGTACCCATGACAAATAATCCTTCCAGTTTTCCTGCTGGGGTGGCCCTGACCCACCTCGATGGCCAGGGCGAGGCCCACATGGTGGATGTTGCCGCCAAGGCCTCAACCGTGCGAGAAGCGGTCGCCGAGGCCCTGGTGGCCATGCAGCCCCAGACCCTGACCAGCCTGGAGGCGGGCAACGCCCCCAAGGGCGACGTGCTGGGCACCGCCCGGATTGCGGGCATCATGGCCGCCAAGCAAACCGCACACCTGATTCCCCTCTGCCACCCGCTGCCGATTCAAAAGGTGGAGGTGCAGATTGTCCCCGATGCGGCCCTGCCCGGCTACCGCATTCAGGCCAGGGTTAAAACCAAGGCCGAGACCGGGGTTGAGATGGAGGCCCTGACCGCTGCCAGTGTGGCCGCCCTCACCCTCTACGACATGGCCAAGGGGCTGGAAAAATCGATTGAAATTCGCAGCGTGCGGCTGCTGAGCAAAACCGGCGGCAAATCGGGCGACTATCGAGCCGAGGTTTGACTGACGCCGTCGCCGTCATGGGGAGTGCGGGCGTTGTCGAATGCAGGTATGATATGCCCCCCACCCCCCAAATTCTGGGGGGAGTCGAACTCTCAAAGTCTCCCAAAATTGCGAGATTTAGGAGGCGGTAAAAGGATGTCAAGTTTACAGATTCATCACTTAATTCAGCAATGCCCGCGGAGTGCGAAGTGCAAAGTTCAAAATGGAAAATTCTCAGGGTGATTTGATGCCGATTTTGTATTAGCACCCCAACAGCAGGCCGCCTGCCCGTCGATCGTTTCATCCTCCTGCTCCAGTCCGGCTCCTTCGCCTATGGTTATTGCTCTGATTACCGACTTTGGCCTCCAGGATAGCTATGTGGGGGTGATGAAGGGCGTGATTGCGGCGATCGCCCCGACTGCCCAATGCCTCGATCTCACCCACGCCATTCCACCCCAGGACCTCCACGCCGCTCGCTTTACCCTGCTGAGTGCCTACCCCTACCTGCCCGCGGACACCATTTACCTGGTCGTTGTCGATCCGGGGGTGGGAACGGAGCGACGGGGGGTGGCGGTCCAGACGGCGCGGGGGATGTTGGTGGGTCCGGACAACGGCCTGTTCGGCGGCGGGTGGGACGGCAGCCCAGTGCTCAAGGCCGTAGCGCTTACCAACTCTGCCTACTGGCGATCGCCCCAGCCCAGCGCCACCTTCCACGGGCGCGACATTTTTGCGCCGGTGGCGGCCCACCTGGCCAGCGGCGTACCCATCGACCGCCTGGGGCCAGCGATCGACCCCCAATCCCTGGTGAGGTTGTCGCCGGAGGCTCCAGCGGCCAGTGTCAGCGACCGGGAGGGCACAGTGCAGTACATCGACCGCTTCGGCAACGCCGTCACCACAATCCCGGCGGAGTCCTTGCCTGCCGGTCCCTGGCAGATCAGGGTGGGCACCATCACCCTGGCCGGAGTCGGCACCTACGGCGATGTTTCCGCAGGTGAGGGGCTGGCCCTGGTGGGCAGCCACGGGTTTGTCGAGCTGGCGGTGAACCAGGGCAGCGCCGAGGCGAGGTTTGGGCTGGCGGTGGGCGATCGCGTCTCTGTTAACGCCTGATGGGTAACGCCCACCCACCCACTTACTCACCCACCCCTTTACCCCTCCACAGCCCGACCGCGCAGCGACCCCTGATCGGTCCCTTCGCCATGGGTGAGGGTTGCCGTCACCCAGGCCCGGTAGTCCTCCACCAGCTGGCGCTCGATGCGGTGCTTGATGGTGCTGAGAATGCCGCTGAGAAACGTCCGCCCGGCGCGATCGAGCACGGGGTCGGGCATGAAGCGAAGCGGGGGCGGCAGCTCGATGTGAATGTGCAGGTCGGCGCGGCCCTGGAGTTCGGTGTAGTGGTCGCGGCGGTGGGGGATGAGAGTGCCCTGCAGCGCCATCCCAAAGGAATCGTTGACGAAGCTGAGGTAGTCGGGGCCTTTGACCTGGCAGCCTACTGACTCCAGCTGAAGGGTGCCATCGGCCTGCGATCGCACCCGCAGATCCGCCGTGGGTTCAATGCTGACGCCCAGAAATTGCAGCGGCCGCAGGCTGAGTCGATACACCCCGTCGCCCAGCACTTCGATCCGGCGCGGGTCGGTAATGGCCTGCACCAGGCGCTGGGGCTGCCGCAGGTAGTGCTCGATGGGCACGGTCTCGTTGGGCACCCGCAGGCGCAAATCTTGGCTGGCGTAGAAGTTCTGCATAGAAAAACGCTACCTGAAAACGGCGTACTACCCAGGGCAGATGAAGTTTTGTAACCTATGTTTAACAATTTAATACGTCTTTCAGGTTCGTGGGGTTCGCCAGGCACTATTGGGCACCCTAGGCAGCTTTGTCGAGTTGGAGATTAGGGAGATCCTCCCCTTGCCTATTCGGCTCCTACGATTTCAGCTTTTTCTGAGAGGGCGTTACATGGAGTTACTACGTATTCAGGGTCTGTACCCAAGGACATCACCATGACATTTACTCCCACACATGTTTTAATTTCCCGCACTAAAGAAACGCCGGTGCAGCTGGTGGCCGGACCGAAGGGCTACTGGCTCTATACCGAAGCCGAGGCGAAAAAAGGCGGCACCCCTGCCTTTGAGGTCCGCCCCAAGCTGGGCTTTTACTGTCTGGGACAGCCGGTCGTAGGCTTTAGCCTACAGCCGCTCACGGCTGACACTGCTGTCGCCCAACCCCAGGCCGCTCAGGTGGCTCAGTAGTGATGGAACGACAGGCTAGGGGCTGTAACCCTTGATTTTTGAGCGTTGAGCAGCCAAGTGATGACAGCCCCTAGCCCTATCGGTGCAGCACTACTTTTTGAATTAAATCCGCCAGCCGAGTAGCGCTGTTGGCCACCGCTAGCTGCCCCGCTGCTGCGGCCATGGCCTGGAGCTGGGCAGAATTTTCCAGTAGCCCCAGCCCCAGCCGTTGCAGATCGTCCGCTGTGGTCTGGCTCTGTGGACACAGAATGGCAGCCTGGGCCTGCTCAAACGCCCTGGCATTCACCGTCTGGTGGTCTTCGGCGGCGTAGGGGTAGGGAATCAGAATTGAGGGGGTGTGGGAGATGGCCAGCTCCGTCAGGGTGCCCGCCCCGGCCCGGCCAATGGCCAGGGTTGCTCGGTGCATAAGCGCCGCCATCTCGCCAAAGAAGGGGCGGTGAATGTAGTGCGGATGGCTGAAGCTGTCGGCTTCGGGGTCACTGCTGCCGGTCTGGTGGACAATCCAGGCCCCTGCGTCAATCCAGGCGGGGGCGGCCGATCGCACCAGTTTGTTGACCGCCACGGCCCCCTGGCTGCCGCCCACCACCACAATCAGCGGCACGCCCTCGGGAATGG from Leptolyngbya sp. KIOST-1 encodes:
- the moaC gene encoding cyclic pyranopterin monophosphate synthase MoaC, translating into MTNNPSSFPAGVALTHLDGQGEAHMVDVAAKASTVREAVAEALVAMQPQTLTSLEAGNAPKGDVLGTARIAGIMAAKQTAHLIPLCHPLPIQKVEVQIVPDAALPGYRIQARVKTKAETGVEMEALTAASVAALTLYDMAKGLEKSIEIRSVRLLSKTGGKSGDYRAEV
- a CDS encoding S-adenosyl-l-methionine hydroxide adenosyltransferase family protein — translated: MVIALITDFGLQDSYVGVMKGVIAAIAPTAQCLDLTHAIPPQDLHAARFTLLSAYPYLPADTIYLVVVDPGVGTERRGVAVQTARGMLVGPDNGLFGGGWDGSPVLKAVALTNSAYWRSPQPSATFHGRDIFAPVAAHLASGVPIDRLGPAIDPQSLVRLSPEAPAASVSDREGTVQYIDRFGNAVTTIPAESLPAGPWQIRVGTITLAGVGTYGDVSAGEGLALVGSHGFVELAVNQGSAEARFGLAVGDRVSVNA
- a CDS encoding DUF1997 domain-containing protein: MQNFYASQDLRLRVPNETVPIEHYLRQPQRLVQAITDPRRIEVLGDGVYRLSLRPLQFLGVSIEPTADLRVRSQADGTLQLESVGCQVKGPDYLSFVNDSFGMALQGTLIPHRRDHYTELQGRADLHIHIELPPPLRFMPDPVLDRAGRTFLSGILSTIKHRIERQLVEDYRAWVTATLTHGEGTDQGSLRGRAVEG